From the Diospyros lotus cultivar Yz01 chromosome 13, ASM1463336v1, whole genome shotgun sequence genome, one window contains:
- the LOC127788708 gene encoding zeatin O-glucosyltransferase-like, with protein MFHCRKDGQKKAQVAVVLVPLPMQGHLNQLLHLARLISSYNIPVHYVSSATHNRQAKRRVHGWEPLATSNLHFHEFRTPHFLSPPPDPYAPTMFPSHLQPSVDASLCLREPVTKLLCTLSARTRRVVVIHDSLMAFVVQDVVLIPNAESYSFHSVSAFAMFFYFWEAMGRPFPVEAEILRELPSLEGCFTIEFKKFIAKQHEYAKLSAGRVYNTCKIIEGRFLDLLAKEQITGNKKQWALGPFNPVDVPKTKSMTQRHRCLEWLDEQPPSTVLYVSFGTTTSLTNEQITELAVGLERSKQKFIWVLRDADKGNVFARAKKRELLPEGYEERMDANGSMVVRDWAPQLEILGHPSTGGCMSHCGWNSCMECITMGVPIAAWPMHSDQPRNTVLVAKLLRVGLVVRDWACRDELVTSTTIERAVTTLMATREGDEMRRRAAELGAAVRGSAVEGGDSRMELDSFIAYITR; from the coding sequence ATGTTCCACTGCCGGAAGGATGGCCAGAAAAAAGCCCAGGTGGCGGTGGTGCTGGTGCCGCTGCCCATGCAAGGCCACCTCAACCAGCTCCTCCACCTCGCCCGTCTCATATCGTCGTACAATATACCTGTCCATTATGTCAGCTCCGCCACCCACAACCGCCAAGCCAAGCGCCGGGTTCACGGTTGGGAGCCTCTTGCCACCTCCAACCTCCACTTCCATGAGTTTCGAACCCCTCATTTTCTGTCTCCTCCGCCGGACCCCTACGCACCCACCATGTTTCCGTCTCACCTCCAACCATCGGTCGACGCCTCCTTGTGTCTTCGAGAGCCCGTCACCAAGCTTTTGTGCACGCTCTCGGCAAGGACTCGACGAGTTGTCGTCATACATGACTCGCTAATGGCTTTTGTCGTGCAAGATGTCGTTCTGATACCAAATGCCGAGTCCTATTCGTTCCATAGCGTCTCGGCTTTTGCCATGTTTTTCTACTTCTGGGAAGCCATGGGAAGACCTTTCCCAGTTGAAGCCGAAATCCTGAGGGAGCTTCCGTCTCTCGAAGGCTGCTTCACGATAGAGTTCAAGAAGTTCATTGCCAAGCAACACGAGTATGCGAAGCTGAGCGCAGGTCGAGTTTACAACACTTGCAAGATAATCGAAGGTCGGTTCCTTGATTTACTCGCGAAAGAACAGATCACCGGAAATAAGAAACAATGGGCTCTTGGGCCATTTAATCCGGTGGATGTACCAAAGACGAAGAGCATGACTCAGCGCCATAGATGCTTGGAGTGGCTTGACGAACAACCTCCAAGCACTGTGTTGTATGTTTCTTTTGGCACGACAACTTCCTTGACCAATGAACAGATCACAGAGCTCGCCGTCGGGTTGGAACGGAGCAAGCAGAAGTTCATTTGGGTGCTGAGAGATGCCGATAAAGGAAACGTATTTGCCAGAGCCAAGAAGCGAGAATTGTTGCCGGAAGGGTATGAAGAGAGAATGGACGCAAATGGATCGATGGTGGTGAGAGATTGGGCGCCGCAGTTGGAGATTTTGGGGCACCCATCGACGGGAGGATGCATGAGCCACTGCGGGTGGAATTCATGCATGGAATGCATTACCATGGGGGTGCCGATTGCCGCCTGGCCGATGCATTCCGACCAGCCCAGGAACACTGTTCTTGTGGCCAAGTTGCTCCGGGTCGGCTTGGTTGTCAGGGACTGGGCCTGCCGAGATGAGCTGGTGACATCAACGACTATCGAGAGAGCTGTGACGACGTTGATGGCCACCCGAGAAGGGGACGAGATGCGGCGGAGGGCGGCCGAATTGGGCGCCGCCGTTCGAGGGTCGGCGGTGGAAGGCGGCGATTCTCGCATGGAGTTGGACTCTTTCATTGCTTACATTacaagatag